Proteins from a single region of Flavobacterium sp. YJ01:
- a CDS encoding DUF4256 domain-containing protein produces MKKELTANEQEEILSTLEKRFEKNKNRHENLVWSKIEAKLKANPEKLWSLEQMESTEGEPDVIGYDKNTDEYLFVDCVSESPKGRRSVCYDHEALEKRKEHKPANSALNMAEEMGVEILNEEQYKDLQKLGKFDTKTSSWILTPPEIRKLGGAIFSDFRYNTVFVYHNGADSYYAARGFRGLLRV; encoded by the coding sequence ATGAAAAAAGAATTGACAGCAAACGAACAAGAAGAAATTTTAAGTACGCTTGAGAAACGTTTCGAAAAGAATAAAAATCGTCATGAAAATCTGGTTTGGTCTAAAATTGAAGCCAAACTAAAAGCAAATCCAGAAAAATTGTGGTCGCTTGAGCAAATGGAAAGCACTGAAGGCGAACCAGATGTAATTGGTTATGATAAAAATACCGATGAATATCTTTTTGTAGACTGCGTTTCAGAAAGTCCGAAAGGCAGAAGAAGTGTTTGTTACGATCATGAAGCGCTTGAAAAAAGAAAAGAACACAAACCCGCAAACAGCGCCTTAAATATGGCAGAAGAAATGGGAGTTGAAATTTTAAACGAAGAACAATATAAAGACTTACAGAAATTAGGAAAATTTGACACAAAAACGTCTAGTTGGATTTTGACTCCGCCAGAAATTAGAAAATTAGGAGGAGCCATTTTTTCAGATTTTAGATATAATACTGTTTTTGTATATCACAATGGCGCAGATTCCTATTATGCCGCGAGAGGTTTTCGCGGTTTATTAAGAGTTTAA
- a CDS encoding DoxX family protein has product MSKRNKIIYWIATLWLALGMTSTGIVQLIPLKEEAEMIKHLGYPLYFLTLLGVWKLLGVIAILIPKFGLLKEWAYAGFFFAMSGAVVSHLAIGDEASVLFGPILLIVLTVISWYFRPENRKCSSN; this is encoded by the coding sequence ATGAGTAAAAGAAACAAGATTATATATTGGATTGCTACACTTTGGCTGGCGCTAGGAATGACTTCTACAGGAATTGTACAGCTTATTCCATTAAAAGAAGAAGCTGAAATGATAAAACATTTAGGCTATCCGCTTTACTTTTTGACTCTTTTAGGTGTTTGGAAACTTTTAGGCGTAATTGCAATTTTAATTCCGAAATTTGGTTTGTTGAAAGAATGGGCCTATGCCGGTTTTTTCTTTGCAATGTCTGGAGCTGTAGTGTCTCATTTAGCTATTGGAGATGAAGCTTCGGTACTTTTTGGACCAATTTTATTAATTGTTTTAACGGTAATTTCGTGGTACTTCAGACCTGAAAATAGAAAGTGCAGTTCTAATTAA
- a CDS encoding SRPBCC domain-containing protein, giving the protein MEKKTKIHAEDNRHDLVITREFDLPVELLFKAYMEPEIVAQWMGTKVVKLENKKHGGWEFETSDPSGNVVFKAHGTIHDIIPNEKIVRTFEMDNANFAPQLEFLEFEKLTEETSKLTMQIIYKSIEHRLTQLKLPFAQGLNMAHNRLEEIVTKLK; this is encoded by the coding sequence ATGGAAAAAAAGACAAAAATTCACGCTGAAGATAACAGACACGACCTTGTCATTACAAGAGAATTTGATCTGCCTGTAGAGCTTTTGTTTAAAGCTTATATGGAACCTGAAATTGTAGCGCAATGGATGGGAACAAAAGTTGTAAAACTTGAGAATAAAAAACATGGCGGTTGGGAATTTGAAACCAGCGATCCGTCTGGAAATGTAGTTTTTAAAGCGCATGGAACAATTCACGATATTATTCCAAATGAGAAAATCGTTCGAACTTTTGAAATGGATAACGCAAATTTTGCGCCTCAATTGGAATTTTTAGAATTCGAAAAATTAACTGAAGAAACAAGTAAATTAACCATGCAGATTATTTATAAATCTATCGAACATAGATTGACGCAACTTAAACTGCCATTTGCGCAAGGTTTAAATATGGCGCACAATAGACTAGAAGAAATTGTAACTAAACTAAAATAA
- a CDS encoding metalloregulator ArsR/SmtB family transcription factor: MEIRRDVFQAIADPTRRAILSLVAIQSMTPGAIAENFNSSRQTISKHIQILSECELLSQTQNGREIYYHLNPLKMKEIDNFIEPFRKMWDERFNKLEAIMKNYKK, encoded by the coding sequence ATGGAAATTAGAAGAGATGTTTTTCAGGCAATAGCCGATCCGACACGAAGAGCTATATTGAGTTTAGTTGCGATTCAGAGTATGACTCCTGGGGCAATTGCAGAGAATTTTAATTCGTCGAGACAGACAATTTCAAAACATATTCAAATTCTTAGCGAATGTGAATTGTTAAGTCAGACACAAAACGGAAGAGAAATTTATTATCATTTAAATCCTTTGAAGATGAAAGAAATTGACAATTTTATTGAGCCTTTCAGAAAAATGTGGGACGAGCGATTTAACAAGTTAGAAGCAATCATGAAAAATTATAAAAAATAA
- a CDS encoding linear amide C-N hydrolase: MKLKNSILTLFLAFSLLISETAIPCTRIVYEGLNGTIITARSMDWKGEIPANLWIFPRGIERFGEAGTSSVKWKSKYGSVITSSWDIASSDGMNEKGLVGNLLWLVESQYPKFEKNGKVKGLAVSLWLQYVLDNFSTVSEAVAALEKRDFVIASSHIPGTDIFATVHLSISDATGDNAIFEYINSKLVIHHDRKYVAMTNSPIFDEQLAINSYWKSIPGTIMLPGTNRAADRFVRASYYIDAIPKTDNIRTALASVFGVIRNCSVPLGISSETEPNISSTRWRTVADQKNLVYYFDNVLNPNVIWVEFNKIDFSEKGKIKKLSLANHENYSGESLINFKETKPFQFAGLD; encoded by the coding sequence ATGAAATTAAAAAATAGCATTCTGACCCTTTTTTTAGCATTTAGTCTTTTGATATCTGAAACAGCTATTCCTTGCACAAGAATAGTTTATGAAGGATTAAATGGCACAATTATTACGGCGCGTTCGATGGATTGGAAAGGAGAAATTCCAGCAAATTTATGGATATTTCCTCGCGGAATTGAACGATTTGGTGAAGCTGGAACTAGTTCTGTAAAATGGAAATCTAAATACGGAAGTGTTATTACAAGCTCGTGGGACATTGCTTCTTCTGACGGAATGAACGAAAAAGGGCTTGTTGGAAATCTTTTATGGTTGGTTGAATCTCAATATCCAAAATTTGAGAAAAACGGAAAAGTAAAAGGTTTGGCAGTTTCTTTATGGTTGCAATATGTTTTGGACAATTTTTCGACAGTTTCTGAAGCTGTTGCAGCATTAGAAAAAAGAGATTTTGTTATTGCTTCTTCTCACATTCCTGGAACAGATATTTTTGCTACGGTTCATCTATCCATTTCAGATGCGACTGGCGACAATGCTATTTTCGAATATATAAACAGTAAATTGGTAATTCATCACGATAGAAAATATGTTGCCATGACTAATTCTCCCATTTTTGATGAACAATTGGCTATTAATTCCTATTGGAAAAGCATTCCTGGAACAATTATGCTTCCGGGAACTAATCGCGCGGCAGATCGTTTTGTTCGCGCTTCTTATTATATAGACGCCATTCCGAAAACAGATAATATTCGAACAGCTTTGGCAAGTGTTTTTGGTGTAATTCGAAATTGTTCTGTTCCGCTCGGAATTTCATCAGAAACAGAACCTAACATCTCTTCTACTCGCTGGAGAACAGTTGCAGATCAAAAAAATTTGGTTTATTATTTTGATAATGTTCTGAATCCAAATGTGATTTGGGTTGAATTTAATAAAATTGATTTTAGTGAAAAAGGAAAAATTAAGAAGCTGAGCTTAGCAAATCATGAAAATTATTCAGGAGAATCTTTGATTAACTTTAAAGAAACTAAGCCTTTTCAGTTTGCTGGATTGGATTAA
- a CDS encoding alpha/beta hydrolase, which yields MKKIFKALKIFLGSLAILIVIGFLFERISRFYYDSKRPDKSEFVEIDGRKIHFKKQGKGSCTVVFESGLGGDYLHWQDIQKKLSHNYTTISYDKAGILWSGPAKKTNLRRYADDLKQLLEKTNCPKPYILVGHSFGGITPRLFLKENAKDMAGIVFVDVSHPKQLEKSSEALKKSVQPPPKIFLSFLNEIGAIRILYSTTAFTAAVPKEHWFNRNVKHYFYRILDGMIEELENDEKLMLEASQIDDFGSIPLTIITAKYPNGVEGAKDKNLENEYLSIHNNLQKDLLHLSVKSTQVFAQKSGHYITLQEPDLICNEIEKLAPR from the coding sequence ATGAAAAAGATTTTCAAAGCTCTCAAAATATTTTTGGGTAGTCTGGCAATTTTAATTGTAATCGGATTTTTGTTCGAACGTATTTCTCGATTCTATTATGATAGCAAACGTCCAGATAAATCAGAATTTGTAGAAATTGATGGGAGAAAAATTCATTTTAAGAAACAAGGAAAAGGCTCTTGCACCGTAGTTTTCGAATCTGGTTTGGGAGGAGATTATCTGCATTGGCAAGATATTCAGAAGAAACTTTCTCATAACTACACCACGATTTCTTATGATAAAGCCGGAATTTTATGGAGTGGCCCAGCAAAGAAAACCAATTTAAGAAGATACGCAGATGATTTAAAACAGCTTCTAGAAAAAACGAATTGCCCAAAACCTTATATTTTAGTTGGACATTCTTTTGGTGGAATTACGCCAAGATTATTCCTTAAAGAGAATGCAAAAGATATGGCAGGCATTGTGTTTGTTGATGTTTCTCATCCAAAACAATTAGAAAAATCTTCTGAAGCTTTAAAAAAATCTGTTCAGCCTCCACCAAAAATATTTTTGAGTTTTTTAAATGAAATCGGCGCAATTAGAATATTATACAGCACAACAGCTTTTACAGCAGCGGTTCCCAAAGAACATTGGTTTAACAGAAATGTAAAACACTATTTCTATCGTATTTTAGACGGAATGATCGAAGAATTAGAAAATGATGAAAAATTAATGTTAGAAGCATCTCAAATTGATGATTTTGGATCAATTCCGCTAACAATTATTACTGCAAAATATCCGAATGGAGTAGAGGGAGCAAAGGATAAAAATCTTGAAAATGAGTATCTTTCTATTCATAACAATCTACAGAAAGATCTGCTTCATTTGTCTGTTAAAAGCACGCAGGTTTTTGCGCAAAAAAGTGGTCATTATATTACACTTCAAGAGCCAGATTTAATTTGCAATGAAATAGAAAAATTAGCGCCGAGATAA
- a CDS encoding ABC-F family ATP-binding cassette domain-containing protein has translation MLIIQNISYQHENKDMLFQNINFTVNNHDKTALVGNNGVGKSTLLRIISGELKPFSGQIIQNSKPYFVPQLFGQFDNLSIADALEIKDKIKSLKEILEGIVTEENLQLLDNDWTIEERCDKGLSYWNLHDLDLNQKMETLSGGQKTKVFLAGIIIHEPDFILMDEPSNHLDFGARELLYEFIKSTSSSILVVSHDRTLLNILDRTLEMSKNEVIVYGGNYDFYRNQKKIMHEALEQDVQSKEKELRKAKDKERETIERQNKLDSRGKKKQEKSGVARIMMNTLRNNAENSSSKLKDVHAEKINTISGDLRQLRSNLPAIDQIKFGFNNSTFNKGKTLFKANEINYSYGNQLLWKENLDFEILSGDRLVLKGLNGSGKTTLVKIILGELKLEQGNISSLGKKVMYIDQDYSLLQNNLKVYDQAQLFNDCGLEEHDVKMRLNRFLFTQNDWNKPCNTLSGGERMRLMLCCLTISDESPEIIILDEPTNNIDIQNIEILTSALNEYNGTLIVISHDHLFLNQIKIEKSIEL, from the coding sequence ATGCTTATTATTCAAAATATCTCATATCAGCATGAGAATAAAGACATGCTGTTTCAAAACATAAATTTTACGGTAAACAATCATGATAAAACTGCGCTAGTTGGAAATAATGGCGTCGGAAAATCAACTTTATTGCGAATTATTTCGGGTGAACTTAAACCATTTTCAGGTCAAATTATTCAAAATTCGAAACCTTATTTTGTACCGCAATTATTTGGTCAATTTGATAATCTTAGTATTGCTGATGCTTTAGAAATAAAAGATAAAATCAAATCACTTAAAGAAATACTTGAAGGTATTGTTACCGAAGAAAATCTGCAATTATTAGATAATGACTGGACAATTGAAGAACGCTGTGATAAGGGTTTATCTTATTGGAATCTTCACGATCTGGATTTGAATCAGAAAATGGAAACTCTGAGCGGTGGTCAGAAAACGAAAGTTTTTTTGGCTGGAATTATAATTCACGAACCAGATTTTATTTTAATGGACGAGCCTAGCAATCATCTGGATTTTGGAGCACGCGAATTATTGTATGAATTTATAAAATCTACTTCAAGTTCTATTTTAGTTGTAAGTCACGACAGAACATTACTAAATATTCTAGATCGAACGCTTGAAATGAGTAAAAATGAAGTTATCGTTTATGGAGGAAATTATGATTTTTATCGAAATCAGAAAAAAATTATGCATGAAGCTCTCGAGCAAGATGTGCAAAGTAAAGAGAAAGAACTTAGAAAAGCTAAAGACAAAGAACGCGAAACCATCGAACGCCAGAACAAACTGGATTCTAGAGGAAAAAAGAAACAAGAAAAGTCTGGTGTTGCTAGAATTATGATGAACACACTTCGAAATAATGCAGAAAATAGCAGTTCGAAATTAAAAGATGTTCATGCAGAAAAAATCAATACCATTTCTGGTGATTTGCGTCAATTAAGATCAAATTTGCCGGCAATAGATCAAATTAAATTTGGCTTCAATAATTCTACTTTTAATAAAGGAAAGACACTTTTTAAAGCTAATGAAATTAATTATTCATATGGAAATCAATTGCTTTGGAAAGAAAATCTCGATTTCGAAATTCTTTCCGGAGATCGTTTGGTTTTAAAAGGTTTAAACGGTTCAGGAAAAACAACTTTAGTCAAGATTATTTTGGGAGAATTAAAACTGGAGCAAGGAAACATAAGTTCACTTGGAAAGAAAGTAATGTACATTGACCAAGATTATTCTTTACTTCAAAATAATCTGAAAGTTTATGATCAAGCACAACTTTTTAATGATTGCGGTTTAGAAGAACATGACGTAAAAATGAGATTAAATCGTTTTTTATTCACTCAAAATGATTGGAATAAACCTTGCAACACATTAAGCGGAGGCGAAAGAATGCGTCTGATGCTTTGCTGTTTAACAATTAGTGATGAATCTCCTGAAATTATAATTTTAGACGAACCAACCAATAATATAGACATTCAAAACATAGAAATTCTAACTTCGGCGTTGAACGAATATAATGGAACTTTGATTGTTATTTCTCACGATCATCTTTTTCTAAATCAAATAAAAATTGAAAAAAGTATCGAACTTTAA
- a CDS encoding transglutaminase → MMKFPKIDLPYLKSKLQVKSPWDRIIIMLLSLFITIPIFIILHQNLIDLEWAFNLDRVFIFIFVFAAIFFLLMYLRTIIILCIAVYLLILFYGTVIGNYGFNEISEDYNSMIYTMSDNPYPQDIIVAKLLPFPNKTKILNAIEYQNPKVRNFAVMATTKHFKGIRGYSDYRTIIQCFAVFKEINSRWNYVNDPKDGDYIATASESLEYFSGDCDDHSILMAAAVRSIGGTPRLIHTKGHIYPEILIGSMIDLEKVNYLIKNVLFTKESYRKKIHYHIDERGQVWMNLDYTATYPGGPFMYEEILGALTLN, encoded by the coding sequence ATGATGAAATTCCCTAAAATTGACTTACCATATTTAAAATCCAAGCTGCAGGTGAAATCACCGTGGGACAGGATTATTATAATGCTGTTGAGTCTTTTTATTACTATTCCGATTTTCATCATACTGCATCAAAATTTGATCGACCTAGAATGGGCGTTCAATTTAGATCGTGTTTTTATCTTTATTTTTGTTTTTGCCGCAATATTTTTTCTTCTGATGTATCTCAGAACAATTATCATATTGTGCATCGCAGTTTATTTGTTGATTTTATTTTACGGGACAGTTATCGGAAATTATGGTTTTAACGAAATCTCAGAAGATTATAATTCTATGATTTACACCATGTCTGATAATCCATATCCGCAGGATATTATCGTGGCAAAACTGCTTCCGTTTCCAAATAAAACAAAAATTCTTAATGCTATAGAATATCAGAATCCAAAAGTGCGAAATTTTGCTGTTATGGCAACCACAAAGCATTTTAAAGGCATTAGAGGCTATTCAGATTATCGTACCATAATTCAATGTTTTGCTGTTTTTAAAGAAATAAATAGCAGATGGAATTATGTAAACGATCCAAAAGACGGTGATTATATCGCAACCGCCAGCGAATCTCTAGAGTATTTCTCTGGCGATTGCGATGATCATTCTATTTTAATGGCAGCGGCAGTTCGATCAATTGGAGGAACTCCAAGACTTATTCATACCAAAGGACATATATATCCTGAAATATTAATTGGTTCTATGATTGATTTGGAAAAAGTGAACTATTTGATTAAAAATGTGCTTTTTACAAAAGAAAGCTACAGAAAAAAAATACATTACCATATAGACGAACGCGGTCAGGTTTGGATGAATCTTGACTATACGGCAACTTATCCTGGAGGTCCGTTTATGTATGAAGAAATTTTGGGAGCTTTAACGCTCAATTAG
- a CDS encoding substrate-binding domain-containing protein yields the protein MKTVKIAGVPEHFNLPWHLCIENGEFEEEGIDLQWTNVPEGTGKMCQMLRDGETDLAVILTEGILKDISAGNPSKIVQIYVQSPLIWGIHVAAKSDFKTLKDLKNKKVAISRIGSGSQLMAYVNANEQGWKTDDLEFEIVNTIDGAVDALTNNKADYFMWERFMTKPLVDKGVFRRIDDCPTPWPSFIIAVREEFLKKNGKVVEKILEIINSTTTDFKEIPEIDKKLSKLFNQKAEDIKEWLKLTQWSQKNLTEKSFNKIQNQLFDLGIIDKKSIFVETVKAL from the coding sequence ATGAAAACTGTCAAAATTGCGGGTGTTCCGGAACACTTCAATTTGCCGTGGCATTTATGCATCGAAAATGGCGAATTTGAAGAAGAGGGCATCGATTTACAATGGACCAATGTTCCCGAAGGAACTGGGAAAATGTGCCAAATGCTTCGCGACGGCGAAACAGATTTAGCGGTAATTTTAACCGAAGGAATTTTAAAAGATATTTCGGCAGGAAATCCGAGTAAGATTGTTCAGATTTATGTTCAATCTCCATTAATTTGGGGAATTCACGTGGCTGCAAAATCGGATTTTAAAACCCTAAAAGATCTTAAAAACAAAAAAGTCGCTATTTCTAGAATCGGTTCTGGATCACAATTAATGGCTTATGTAAATGCAAATGAGCAAGGCTGGAAAACGGATGATCTTGAATTTGAAATTGTAAACACAATTGATGGTGCTGTTGATGCTTTAACCAACAACAAAGCAGATTATTTTATGTGGGAACGCTTTATGACAAAACCGCTTGTTGACAAAGGCGTTTTTAGACGTATTGACGACTGCCCTACTCCTTGGCCATCATTTATAATTGCTGTTCGTGAAGAATTTCTAAAAAAGAATGGCAAGGTAGTTGAGAAAATCCTTGAAATCATTAATAGTACAACAACCGATTTTAAAGAGATTCCAGAGATTGACAAGAAATTATCCAAACTTTTTAATCAAAAAGCTGAGGATATAAAAGAGTGGCTTAAATTGACGCAATGGTCACAAAAGAATTTAACCGAAAAGTCTTTTAATAAAATTCAAAATCAGTTATTTGATCTGGGAATTATTGATAAAAAAAGTATTTTTGTAGAAACCGTAAAAGCACTGTAA
- a CDS encoding DUF4265 domain-containing protein, whose product MEQETHKKILFKYYSDYLDEVVSETMWAEIIDLEKGLFKLDNIPFFGPLIATDDLFYAEFDETEEKFMHKKTIQNSGNSIVQIAILEKGFDATIIRDQLKAINCLSEALNENFFAAEIGKDVDYTLVRSLLSEYESQDIIEFAEPCLSEKHRTDLLKN is encoded by the coding sequence ATGGAACAAGAAACGCACAAAAAAATATTATTTAAATACTATAGTGATTATCTAGATGAAGTAGTATCTGAAACCATGTGGGCAGAAATTATAGATTTAGAGAAAGGTCTTTTTAAATTGGATAACATTCCATTTTTTGGTCCCTTAATTGCTACAGACGATCTTTTTTACGCAGAATTTGATGAAACTGAGGAAAAATTCATGCATAAAAAAACGATTCAAAATTCTGGAAATTCGATTGTTCAGATAGCTATTTTAGAAAAAGGTTTTGATGCAACGATTATCCGAGATCAATTAAAGGCAATTAATTGTTTATCGGAAGCATTAAATGAAAACTTTTTTGCAGCAGAAATAGGAAAAGATGTAGATTATACATTGGTAAGAAGTCTATTAAGCGAATACGAGTCGCAAGATATTATCGAATTTGCAGAACCTTGTCTTTCAGAAAAACATCGAACAGATTTATTAAAAAATTAA
- a CDS encoding nucleoside phosphorylase, with protein sequence MIQSSELILNPDGSVYHLNLRPEHIAHDIIFVGDQNRVEKITQFFDSIEYSTQKREFKTQTGIYKGKRISVISTGIGPDNIDIVLNELDALVNIDLKTREPKEKLTSLNIIRIGTSGSLQEDIPVDSFVMSKFGLGLDNMLRSYLIDDVSITEIEDAFVKHTNWDSKKGKPYVTQCSEKLEKLIESDKIFKGITATAGGFYGPQGRVLRLNIQDEELNSKMDNFSHNDTKITNLEMETAAIYGLSALLGHNALSLNAIIANRASGTFSEDPYKAVDELIAYTLNKLAGN encoded by the coding sequence ATGATCCAATCATCAGAATTAATACTTAATCCCGACGGAAGTGTTTATCACTTAAACCTTCGTCCAGAACATATTGCTCACGACATTATTTTTGTTGGTGATCAAAACAGAGTAGAAAAAATTACCCAGTTTTTCGATTCAATCGAATATTCTACTCAAAAAAGAGAATTTAAAACCCAAACCGGAATTTATAAAGGAAAAAGAATTTCTGTAATTTCTACAGGAATCGGGCCAGATAATATTGATATTGTTTTAAATGAGCTTGACGCTTTAGTAAATATTGATTTAAAAACGCGAGAGCCAAAAGAAAAACTAACTTCTTTAAATATTATCAGAATTGGAACTTCTGGATCTTTGCAAGAGGATATTCCAGTTGATAGTTTTGTAATGTCTAAATTTGGTTTAGGATTAGATAATATGCTTCGCTCCTATCTAATTGACGATGTTTCGATTACAGAAATTGAAGACGCTTTTGTAAAACATACTAATTGGGATTCTAAAAAAGGAAAACCGTATGTAACGCAATGCTCTGAAAAATTAGAAAAACTAATTGAGTCTGATAAAATATTTAAAGGAATTACAGCAACAGCTGGAGGATTTTATGGTCCCCAAGGAAGAGTTTTACGTTTGAATATTCAAGATGAAGAATTGAATAGTAAAATGGATAATTTTAGCCATAATGACACAAAAATTACTAATTTAGAAATGGAAACGGCTGCAATTTACGGTCTTTCCGCACTTTTAGGTCATAATGCATTATCGCTTAATGCCATTATTGCCAATCGTGCATCTGGAACTTTTAGTGAAGATCCTTATAAAGCTGTAGATGAGTTAATTGCTTATACATTGAATAAACTGGCTGGGAATTAA
- a CDS encoding translation initiation factor, translating to MDFKDQLKNLFPDHVESNEPEQVEEQEHVLYVQKEPMICKFEKRKGKPTTIIEGYEGSDEDFKVLAKEIKTKLSVGGTFKDASIIIQGDYRDKIMAILKEKGFKTKRVGG from the coding sequence ATGGACTTTAAAGATCAATTAAAAAATTTGTTTCCAGATCACGTTGAATCAAATGAACCAGAACAAGTTGAAGAACAAGAACACGTTCTTTATGTTCAAAAAGAGCCAATGATTTGCAAATTTGAAAAACGTAAAGGAAAACCAACTACAATTATTGAAGGTTATGAAGGATCTGACGAAGATTTTAAAGTCTTAGCCAAAGAAATCAAAACCAAACTGAGCGTTGGCGGAACTTTTAAAGATGCTTCTATTATCATTCAAGGAGATTATCGCGACAAAATCATGGCGATCTTAAAAGAAAAAGGATTTAAAACAAAACGCGTCGGAGGGTAA
- a CDS encoding 2-oxoglutarate and iron-dependent oxygenase domain-containing protein: MQNIPSVDLRDFLSDDPKRKQKFVNEIGSAFENIGFVALKGHFLDDQLVDELYGEIRNFFALPIETKHKYEIPGIGGQRGYVSFGKEHAKGRKEGDLKEFWHFGQYVDANSRWASEYPDNVEVTELPRFNVVGKEAYQKLEKTGVYVLRALALHLGLDEFYFDNYAKEGNSILRPIHYPPITSEPENAIRAAAHGDINLITLLMGAQGRGLQVQNHNGDWIDAIAQDDELVINVGDMLSRHTNNKLKSTIHQVVNPPRELWGTSRYSIPFFMHPVSDMRLDCLENCIDEENPKKYEDISAGEFLHERLVELGLIKK, encoded by the coding sequence ATGCAAAACATTCCTAGTGTAGACTTACGTGATTTCCTTTCGGACGACCCGAAACGTAAACAAAAATTTGTAAATGAAATCGGCAGTGCATTTGAAAACATTGGCTTCGTAGCCTTAAAAGGTCATTTTCTTGATGATCAATTGGTAGACGAACTTTATGGCGAAATTAGAAACTTCTTCGCCTTGCCAATAGAAACTAAGCATAAATATGAAATTCCTGGAATTGGCGGTCAAAGAGGCTATGTTTCTTTTGGAAAAGAACATGCTAAAGGACGCAAAGAGGGAGATTTAAAAGAATTCTGGCATTTTGGTCAATACGTTGACGCAAATTCTAGATGGGCTTCAGAATATCCAGATAATGTTGAAGTTACAGAATTACCACGTTTTAATGTAGTAGGTAAAGAAGCGTATCAAAAATTGGAGAAAACTGGGGTTTATGTTTTAAGAGCTTTGGCTTTACATTTAGGTCTTGATGAGTTTTATTTTGATAATTATGCAAAAGAAGGAAACTCAATTTTAAGACCAATTCATTATCCGCCAATTACTTCTGAGCCAGAAAATGCAATTCGCGCGGCAGCTCACGGCGACATCAATTTGATTACGCTTTTAATGGGCGCTCAAGGTAGAGGATTACAAGTTCAAAATCATAACGGTGATTGGATAGACGCCATTGCTCAAGATGACGAATTAGTAATTAATGTTGGCGATATGTTATCTCGTCACACCAATAACAAATTGAAATCTACAATTCACCAAGTGGTAAATCCGCCGAGAGAATTATGGGGAACTTCACGTTATTCAATTCCGTTTTTCATGCATCCTGTAAGCGATATGCGTTTAGATTGTCTTGAAAATTGTATCGACGAGGAAAACCCGAAAAAATACGAAGATATTTCTGCTGGAGAGTTCTTGCACGAACGTTTAGTAGAGTTAGGTTTAATCAAAAAATAA